ATACTGCCTATACTCCTTACCAACCAGAACTTTCTCAAGGCACACTTCAGACGATGTTTGAAGTTCAAACTCATTTTTCAAGACTTACGGGTTTTGATGCTGTTGTGCCATCAATCTATGATGGTGCATCTGCAACTGCTGAAGCTACTCTTATGGCATTGAGACTTACGCATAAGAATAAAATCCTTATTTCATCACTTCTACATCCTGAGTATATAGACACAATCAAAACTTATACCGAACCACACAAACCTGAAGTTAAAATCATTACAAATAAAGATTATTTAATTGATTTAGATCAGTTGGATAAAATGTTAGATGATGAAACTGCAGTTGTTATCGTGCAAAATCCCAACTTTTTTGGTGGTATAGAAGATCTTAAGAGTGTTGCAGATTTAACTCACAAGCATAACGCACTTTTACTTGGTGTTGTTACCGAAAGCCTTAGTCTTGCAGTCTTTAAGCAACCAAAAACAGTTGGAGTAGATATTCTTTCAGGTGAAGCACAATCTTTTGGTATTGATCTTAATTTTGGAGGTCCTTACAACGGTTTTATTGCAACTAACATGACTTTTGTAAGGCAACTTCCAGGGCGAATTGTAGGGCAAACTGTTGATAGAAATGGCAAAAGATGTTTTGTTATGACTCTTAGAGCAAGAGAACAAGATATTAAAAGAGAAAAAGCTACCTCAAACCTTTGCACAAGCCACAATCTAAATCTTTACGCTGTTAATGCCTACATCTCTCTATTTGGGAAAACTGGTTTGTTTAAACTTGCAGAATACAATATAAAAGCGTCCCACTACCTTAGAGATGGACTCATAAAGACAGGTAAATTCAATGGAAAGAATTATCCTTTCTTTAATGAATTCGTTTTGGATACTACACTTAACGAAGAAACAATAAAAGAACGGCTTCTATCGATTAATGTTCTTCCACCTCTTAAACTATCAAACTACTTTGACGGGATGGTTAATTCCTATCTATTTGCTGTAACAGAGGTATTTAGTAAGGAAGACCTTAATAAAATTATTGATGTCCTTGGAAGGTGAGCATATGAAACTCATATACGAAAAAAGCGTTGAAGGAAGAATTGGTTATTCTCTTTCAAAGGATGAGTTTGAAGGGAGTATTTCCGATT
This genomic stretch from Caldisericaceae bacterium harbors:
- the gcvPA gene encoding aminomethyl-transferring glycine dehydrogenase subunit GcvPA, whose translation is MRYIPNTDKQFEDMLREIGVSSFEELIQDIPSDLRLKDNLNIKGSLSELELFEYFKQIEAKNKDVSKFKPLLGCGSYKHYVPQVIKTILSREEFYTAYTPYQPELSQGTLQTMFEVQTHFSRLTGFDAVVPSIYDGASATAEATLMALRLTHKNKILISSLLHPEYIDTIKTYTEPHKPEVKIITNKDYLIDLDQLDKMLDDETAVVIVQNPNFFGGIEDLKSVADLTHKHNALLLGVVTESLSLAVFKQPKTVGVDILSGEAQSFGIDLNFGGPYNGFIATNMTFVRQLPGRIVGQTVDRNGKRCFVMTLRAREQDIKREKATSNLCTSHNLNLYAVNAYISLFGKTGLFKLAEYNIKASHYLRDGLIKTGKFNGKNYPFFNEFVLDTTLNEETIKERLLSINVLPPLKLSNYFDGMVNSYLFAVTEVFSKEDLNKIIDVLGR